From one Musa acuminata AAA Group cultivar baxijiao chromosome BXJ2-6, Cavendish_Baxijiao_AAA, whole genome shotgun sequence genomic stretch:
- the LOC135584251 gene encoding transcription factor E2FB-like isoform X2 gives MSGGRAAGSRSAQASTPILQQPKQRRRVLFSSARPPFVTPDEYHSFPAPHGRPIAGNEMVDALVIKSPKPENKDNEAAVSSELKTSPGYAGANNPLLTPVTGKGGKTNGRSKVAKYNKSGPQTPMSTVGSASGNVLTPVGTCRYDSSLGLLTKRFISLLKQAQDGILDLNNAAETLEVQKRRIYDITNVLEGIGLIEKKLKNKICWKGLDNARPGEVDDDLSVLQAEIKKLALQEHGLDDRISKIQERLRVFSEDERNQRWLYVTEDDIKGLPCFQNETLIAIKAPHGTTLEVPDPDEAGEYPQRRYRIVLRSTMGPIDVYLVSQFEEKFEEMNRIETPLRLNPMADSQTVENSMLAIATEESRRKETEFKDQDCQRACPDISSSQDAGGGMMKIVPCDVDTDADYWLLSESGVSITDMWKTSPEVQWDRICAFSTDDFVTSGAGTPRPPAPTSGVIDPLTQTLLGNKCRADNL, from the exons ATGTCGGGCGGCCGAGCTGCTGGGAGCCGCTCCGCACAGGCGTCAACACCGATCCTCCAACAGCCGAAGCAGCGGCGGCGCGTGCTGTTCTCCTCGGCGAGGCCGCCTTTTGTTACCCCGGACGAGTACCACAGCTTCCCTGCGCCCCATGGGCGGCCGATCGCCGGCAACGAGATGGTCGATGCCCTGGTCATTAAATCCCCT AAGCCTGAAAACAAGGATAATGAGGCTGCAGTGTCAAGCGAGTTGAAGACTAGTCCTGGTTATGCTGGAGCTAATAATCCTCTTCTCACACCGGTAACAGGAAAGGGAGGAAAAACAAATGGCAGATCCAAGGTAGCAAAGTACAATAAGTCTGGACCTCAGACCCCTATGTCAACTGTTG GTTCAGCCTCGGGCAATGTTCTCACTCCTGTTGGTACTTGTCGTTACGATAGTTCTCTAG GACTCTTGACTAAAAGGTTTATCAGTTTGCTTAAACAAGCACAAGATGGCATCCTTGATTTGAATAATGCTGCAGAAACACTTGAG GTGCAAAAGAGGCGGATATATGACATCACTAATGTCCTTGAAGGGATTGGACTGATAGAAAAGAAACTCAAGAACAAAATCTGTTGGAA GGGATTAGATAATGCGAGGCCAGGGGAGGTTGATGACGATCTTTCAGTACTACAG GCAGAAATTAAAAAACTTGCATTGCAAGAGCATGGATTGGATGACCGTATCAG CAAAATACAAGAAAGATTACGGGTGTTTTCTGAAGATGAAAGAAACCAGAG GTGGCTTTATGTGACTGAAGATGACATCAAAGGTCTTCCTTGTTTTCAG AATGAAACACTTATAGCAATAAAGGCACCTCATGGTACTACACTGGAAGTTCCAGATCCTGATGAG GCTGGTGAATATCCACAAAGGAGATACAGAATTGTCCTAAGAAGCACAATGGGTCCAATAGATGTTTACCTTGTTAG TCAATTTGAGGAGAAATTTGAGGAGATGAACCGTATTGAGACACCTTTGAGGCTCAATCCCATGGCAGATTCACAGACTGTTGAGAACTCCATGTTGGCGATTGCCACAGAAGAGAGCAGAAGAAAGGAAACGGAATTTAAGGATCAAGATTGTCAGAGGGCATGCCCTGACATAAGTTCCTCACAGGATGCTGGTGGTGGTATGATGAAGATTGTTCCTTGTGATGTTGAC ACTGATGCTGATTACTGGCTTCTATCAGAGTCTGGAGTCAGCATTACAGATATGTGGAAGACATCAC CGGAGGTCCAGTGGGATCGGATCTGTGCGTTTAGCACGGACGACTTCGTTACAAGTGGTGCTGGCACACCTCGGCCACCGGCTCCAACATCTGGTGTTATTGACCCTTTGACACAAACTCTACTCGGAAATAAATGCAGGGCAGACAATCTGTGA
- the LOC135584251 gene encoding transcription factor E2FB-like isoform X1, whose translation MSGGRAAGSRSAQASTPILQQPKQRRRVLFSSARPPFVTPDEYHSFPAPHGRPIAGNEMVDALVIKSPSKQKPENKDNEAAVSSELKTSPGYAGANNPLLTPVTGKGGKTNGRSKVAKYNKSGPQTPMSTVGSASGNVLTPVGTCRYDSSLGLLTKRFISLLKQAQDGILDLNNAAETLEVQKRRIYDITNVLEGIGLIEKKLKNKICWKGLDNARPGEVDDDLSVLQAEIKKLALQEHGLDDRISKIQERLRVFSEDERNQRWLYVTEDDIKGLPCFQNETLIAIKAPHGTTLEVPDPDEAGEYPQRRYRIVLRSTMGPIDVYLVSQFEEKFEEMNRIETPLRLNPMADSQTVENSMLAIATEESRRKETEFKDQDCQRACPDISSSQDAGGGMMKIVPCDVDTDADYWLLSESGVSITDMWKTSPEVQWDRICAFSTDDFVTSGAGTPRPPAPTSGVIDPLTQTLLGNKCRADNL comes from the exons ATGTCGGGCGGCCGAGCTGCTGGGAGCCGCTCCGCACAGGCGTCAACACCGATCCTCCAACAGCCGAAGCAGCGGCGGCGCGTGCTGTTCTCCTCGGCGAGGCCGCCTTTTGTTACCCCGGACGAGTACCACAGCTTCCCTGCGCCCCATGGGCGGCCGATCGCCGGCAACGAGATGGTCGATGCCCTGGTCATTAAATCCCCT TCAAAGCAGAAGCCTGAAAACAAGGATAATGAGGCTGCAGTGTCAAGCGAGTTGAAGACTAGTCCTGGTTATGCTGGAGCTAATAATCCTCTTCTCACACCGGTAACAGGAAAGGGAGGAAAAACAAATGGCAGATCCAAGGTAGCAAAGTACAATAAGTCTGGACCTCAGACCCCTATGTCAACTGTTG GTTCAGCCTCGGGCAATGTTCTCACTCCTGTTGGTACTTGTCGTTACGATAGTTCTCTAG GACTCTTGACTAAAAGGTTTATCAGTTTGCTTAAACAAGCACAAGATGGCATCCTTGATTTGAATAATGCTGCAGAAACACTTGAG GTGCAAAAGAGGCGGATATATGACATCACTAATGTCCTTGAAGGGATTGGACTGATAGAAAAGAAACTCAAGAACAAAATCTGTTGGAA GGGATTAGATAATGCGAGGCCAGGGGAGGTTGATGACGATCTTTCAGTACTACAG GCAGAAATTAAAAAACTTGCATTGCAAGAGCATGGATTGGATGACCGTATCAG CAAAATACAAGAAAGATTACGGGTGTTTTCTGAAGATGAAAGAAACCAGAG GTGGCTTTATGTGACTGAAGATGACATCAAAGGTCTTCCTTGTTTTCAG AATGAAACACTTATAGCAATAAAGGCACCTCATGGTACTACACTGGAAGTTCCAGATCCTGATGAG GCTGGTGAATATCCACAAAGGAGATACAGAATTGTCCTAAGAAGCACAATGGGTCCAATAGATGTTTACCTTGTTAG TCAATTTGAGGAGAAATTTGAGGAGATGAACCGTATTGAGACACCTTTGAGGCTCAATCCCATGGCAGATTCACAGACTGTTGAGAACTCCATGTTGGCGATTGCCACAGAAGAGAGCAGAAGAAAGGAAACGGAATTTAAGGATCAAGATTGTCAGAGGGCATGCCCTGACATAAGTTCCTCACAGGATGCTGGTGGTGGTATGATGAAGATTGTTCCTTGTGATGTTGAC ACTGATGCTGATTACTGGCTTCTATCAGAGTCTGGAGTCAGCATTACAGATATGTGGAAGACATCAC CGGAGGTCCAGTGGGATCGGATCTGTGCGTTTAGCACGGACGACTTCGTTACAAGTGGTGCTGGCACACCTCGGCCACCGGCTCCAACATCTGGTGTTATTGACCCTTTGACACAAACTCTACTCGGAAATAAATGCAGGGCAGACAATCTGTGA